Within the Cryptococcus neoformans var. neoformans B-3501A chromosome 1, whole genome shotgun sequence genome, the region TggatttttttttaattAATTATCCATTACGCCCCTCACACAACTACAGCTTTCGGCCTTATCTGATAGGGACGGGGAGGCAGATCTCAAAGATATTACGACGAGGAACGAGGTCTCAGACCACCCTTACAATATTTTCGGCTAGTTCGCTCGAAACCTCAGTCCACCCCGCATCTTCCCCTCATATTAAGTGTAAACCAAGAAAATGGATTAAGGGGCCGCACGTTCTGCTGCCTTCCCTACCTTCCAGATTTTTGCGGCTCTTTGAATGACAGATTCTGACGAGAGACGAATCATAAAAAATTATCTGGCTTGTTGTGGAGTGCAGAAATCATTAAAACTATTTAAAGGCTGCGGATCGTGATGTTAAGGGGTGCATTCCCTCGCTACCCACTCGTTTTCTCGTCTTGCCAACGTCTTAGTCCTTTTTGATCTTAGATAATTGGGACAAAAGAATACCGACTATGCCTGACCAGCTGTATCCGGAGTATGAGCTTCAAAGGGCCATTAGCAACACCAAGAATGCTGATGACTCCACTGCTTTTGGTGAGAAATCTCCGGGTGTGAGAAGGATCGAAATCATCGCAGCCAGCTTCACAACCTGGCATCGATGGGTTTTGTTCATCTCTGTGTTTTTTATGTCTTGTAAGTTAGTTAGTCGAGTGAGAATGTGGAGTTGATCCGTTTTTGTAGATAGCTATGGCCTGGATGGCTCTGTCCGATACACCTACCAGGCGGAGGCACTCTCAGAGCTCGGCACTTCCGCGCAAGTCTCCACTGTCACTGTTGTCCGTTCTATtgtcgctgctgctgcccaGCCTGCGTTCGCAAAAGTTAGTGACTACTTTGGCCGTGTCAGTATCTTGATCATCAGCGTAATCCTCTATGTGGTCGGTAAGTACTACAGTTACTCCAACAGTATCTCGCTATCATTATTAGTTAACTCAATATAACAGGGACTATTGTGACTGCAACCTCCACGAACCTCGCTGCCTTCTGTGGTGGTTCAGTCCTCTACCAATTTGGTTACACTGGTGTACAGCTGCTCGTCGAAGTCTTGATCGCAGACGTTACTTCCCTTCGTTCCAGATTGCTCTTCAGCTATATCCCTGCTACCCCGTTCCTTATCAACGCATGGATCAGTGGTAATGTGGCTTCCGCTGTCTTGACACACAGCACCTGGGGATGGGGTATCGGttcgtctttcttctcttttaGCTGAGATACTATGATGCTAATGTATTGTTGATGGAACAGGTATGTGGGCCATCATTTTCCCCGTCACGGTCATCCCCCTCCTGTTTTCCCTTATCCAAGCCGAATGGAGAGCCCACCGGAAGGGTCTCCTCCGAGAAATCCCCTCTCCGCTCCGTACTTTCGGTGACCGACACATGTGGGCCGATATCTTCTGGCAAATCGACCTCGTCggtctcctcctccttgccgCCGTCCTTGCCCTCATCCTGCTCCCCTTCACCCTCGCTGGCGGTGTCGCGAGTATCTGGAGGACAGCGAGGGTCATCGCCCCTTTGGTGGTTGGGTTTGTGGTTGCTTTGCCGCTGTTTGTGTTTTGGGAATTGAAGGTCGCTAGGCACCCGATGTTGCCATTTAGGATCTTGAAGGATAGGCAGGTACTGGCGTCGCTGTTTATTGCCATGCTTTTGAACACTGCTTGGTACACGCAGGGCGATTATCTGTACTACACCTTGCTCGTTGCATTTGACCGGTAAGCCTCTTTCGCCCTTCTGCTCCAATTGATTCGCCCTTGACTAACGAGTGACTATTTCCCCATCACTGCAGAGACATCATCTCTGCTACTCGAGTACAAAATATCTACTCCTTCACTTCCGTCGTCATCGGTGTCTGCTTGGGTCTCATTATCCGTAAAGTGCGCCGACTGAAATGGTTCATCGTCGCCGGTACTCTCCTCTTTGTCCTCGCTTTTGGTCTTCTCATCCGATACCGTGGAGGTTACTCTATTTCCGACTTTGCCGGTCTTGTCGCTGCTGAAGTGGTCCTCGGTATTGCCGGTAAGTATTACAGCCAGTAATCCAGTATCTCCTCTCAAAGGATAATCAATTATTGGAGCGCTAATCAAATGAAAACGTCACTAGGTGGTCTCTTCCCTTACCCAACCCAGGTTATGATCCAGTCTGCCGTCCAGCACGAGCGCACAGCCGTCGTGACATCTCTCTATCTTGCTTCTTACTCTGTCGGTTCAGCCCTCGGTAACACCATTGCTGCCGCCATCTGGACCAACACCATGCCTAGCCACTTGTATAACGACTTCATCCGTGCCGGTCTCTCCACCACAGACGCGTCTACCCTTCAAGCGCTTGCTTATGCTAGTCCTCTCCAGTTTATCATAGATTATCCGCCTGGTACGCCCGAGAGGGAGGCGGTGGGCAGTGCGTATAGAGAGGTGCAGAGGTATTTGACGATCACCGGTATCTGTATTTCGACTGTGATTGTGTTCATGGCTCTTAGTTTGAGGAACCCGAGGCTTGGTGATGAGCAGAGTTTGCCAGATGCCGAGAAGCTCGAGAAGGTGCCCAGTGAGATGTCGGGAGCTACTGAAGAAACTACGGAGACAAAGCAAAAGAACTAAAGAGGCGCTGGATTCGGTGTTCTTAATATTATATTATAATGTTCGAAGTGAATCTCGATGTACAATAGCTGCTGAGATCTTTGAAGCAGGCCAACAATTTGTGGATTTTCGGTGCGCTGTTATATGAGGTCAATATTCTGTACCAAGCAAGACAATAAGCATCCGTTCCTTTAGCGTCCTTTTGCCGTATCAAAGATATGAAATGGGCGGCAATCCTGGTACTAATAAATATCATAGTTCAATCCATTCCAAATAATACAAATCATACACAGAAGCCTGCTACTAGCCGATCTCCAGCAGTTTCCTCCATTTGACCGGCTCCGGCTCCCACTGCTACCTCCTTCCAAAAtccaccttcttccgccCTTCGCCACCCGAGTTAAATATAGTTGCTTTGCTTAGAAAAACGTCCCATAACTTTGTAAAAAGCAGGTTCTCGAAAACAGATTCCAAGATGCCGAGTGCAACAATATTATAGTATTGCCTTGTGGTTTACTCGGAGATGGCGTACTGTTCGAGGTCGCCAAAGGTGTTCTCCGAAGCATAGAGTACGTAAAGGAAACCTGAAAGACGAGTCAGTTGGAGTTCGCCGACAGACTGATGATTGCGCATACCATCTTCGTCCCTGCAAGCAGATATGTCAGCAACTTTGCTTCAAAGGCGCATCACTGCATTAGAAACTTACTTGTGCTCATCATAAATTGAACTCATAAGCGCCGCtgttggaggaaggataTCGTCaacgaagatgaaaatggCCTTTTCAGGCGCGAGCTTGATTCGTTTCCTGCAAAACAAAATCAGCATCACCGCAAGCTATTTAAGGATCCCCACTCACCTGATGACATAGACAAATTGCCCAACAGTAAGATCCTAATGAGTAACATCGTTAATACTGCCACCTGTTACAAGCTTTGATGTGACTCACGGCCGGTACGAGATATTTTTTCTTATCAATCGTTGGGATATCACTCTTCTCAGCCTTCTCACAGATCACCTATACAGCACGTATGCTCATATTAACCAATGCACGACCAATCGTCAAAGTTGCCATCCAAGCTGCCGAACCAGTGGCAACTCGAGGATAGCTGATAAGAACATTAGACTCACGGGAATCCTGTCCTGATACTTTTGCCTGATCCTCTCCGCTTCAGCCTTTCGCTTGTCTATTCACATGAAACGGACAGTCATCAGCACTAAGACACTCCCAATACGCGGAACATTACCCGACCTGCGAAGACGCAGCGACAAGCAGAAAGCTGACTCACCAAAGGGGTGTTCATCCTTAAACTTGCTTCGGACCATGGTTGCTATTGAAGTGGGTGGGATGTGATAGTTGCGCGTTCTGTGGAGACGATTGAGCGTTGGACGGGATGGAATATGAGATGTGAGATAGCGAGGCGGAACGAAGACGATGAGCTTCGGCTGTGCTGCGGGTAATAAAGGAACGTACTGTTGTTGATGtggttgttgctgttgctggtGGTGAAGTCAGCACGCCTTTGCCATCCACGGAGTATCATGGAACTCACGCCGAGTAAATAAGGAGTAGTTAGACAGCAGTAATAGTAAAAggagttgaaggagagTAATCAGCACAGACATCCAACCACATCGCGGGCGAGTTGTTATGATGCCATCCTCCGCCGGCCACTCGGTGGCAAACAGCAGCGAGCCTATCGCCAGGGAATCTCGGTAATTGTTATTGCCTTTTGAGGCACGCTGTGAACCCGCCTATTTCCGCCGCCTAATCACTTCCGCATAGTCCGACAACATAGCTGACATCATCACTTCACGTCGTCCGTGGGTCTCTTTGTTTTTGTGATTTTCACCACTTCACTTGCACGTCCACCACGTACAACAACGAGCGCAGGGAGGAAGCTTTAGCGACCCGGCCTGGTTGACTCCTCCAGCCTAAATGTCGACCAGGACGAAAGCAGCCAAACCTCGGAGTGCGGGCGGCCGAGTTCGCTCATCTCCTGTAGCTATCCTCGATACTCAAGActcgtcctcgtctgcCTCTTTCGGAAAGGGTATGCGCCGGTCTTCAAGAATTAGGTCTAAAAAATCTATAATGGATTCACAATCCTCCTACGAGTCAATATCCATGTTCGACGCATCTCTGGTACAATCAGCTGCTCAAATTCCTTCACAACCTGTGGCCGGTCCATCGCGACTACCTGTTCTTCACATCCCCTCAACAGTAATGGAAGAGTCAGAAGTTGAGACGCATCAAACGAATGTGTCCATTGGATCCCTTCCCGATCCGTCACACTATACTATTACCCTCGCCGTTCCGCCATCAGTCTCAGATAAGCTGTCAGAGAACGACAGACGTGATTGGTATGtcaagggagaagagatgatcGTGGACGCTAAgcgagggaaagagaaagaagggataTTGGATAGACGATGGGGTATGTttggaaaagggaaagggaagcaaAGGGCTGACGACGGGGTGGTATGGTACGGCGCTGGGATGAGGtttccttgcctttgtAAGTTGCGCCTTTATATCAAGTACCGATTGACTAAGCCCATTTCTAGGctcct harbors:
- a CDS encoding hypothetical protein (Match to ESTs gb|CF190493.1|CF190493, gb|CF190236.1|CF190236), whose translation is MPDQLYPEYELQRAISNTKNADDSTAFGEKSPGVRRIEIIAASFTTWHRWVLFISVFFMSYSYGLDGSVRYTYQAEALSELGTSAQVSTVTVVRSIVAAAAQPAFAKVSDYFGRVSILIISVILYVVGTIVTATSTNLAAFCGGSVLYQFGYTGVQLLVEVLIADVTSLRSRLLFSYIPATPFLINAWISGNVASAVLTHSTWGWGIGMWAIIFPVTVIPLLFSLIQAEWRAHRKGLLREIPSPLRTFGDRHMWADIFWQIDLVGLLLLAAVLALILLPFTLAGGVASIWRTARVIAPLVVGFVVALPLFVFWELKVARHPMLPFRILKDRQVLASLFIAMLLNTAWYTQGDYLYYTLLVAFDRDIISATRVQNIYSFTSVVIGVCLGLIIRKVRRLKWFIVAGTLLFVLAFGLLIRYRGGYSISDFAGLVAAEVVLGIAGGLFPYPTQVMIQSAVQHERTAVVTSLYLASYSVGSALGNTIAAAIWTNTMPSHLYNDFIRAGLSTTDASTLQALAYASPLQFIIDYPPGTPEREAVGSAYREVQRYLTITGICISTVIVFMALSLRNPRLGDEQSLPDAEKLEKVPSEMSGATEETTETKQKN
- a CDS encoding hypothetical protein (Match to ESTs gb|CF190271.1|CF190271, gb|CF186172.1|CF186172, gb|CF184164.1|CF184164; HMMPfam hit to MAP1_LC3, Microtubule associated protein 1A/1B, light chain 3, score: 268.8, E(): 8.8e-78), coding for MVRSKFKDEHPFDKRKAEAERIRQKYQDRIPVICEKAEKSDIPTIDKKKYLVPADLTVGQFVYVIRKRIKLAPEKAIFIFVDDILPPTAALMSSIYDEHKDEDGFLYVLYASENTFGDLEQYAISE